Proteins encoded by one window of Cellvibrio sp. KY-GH-1:
- a CDS encoding tryptophan halogenase family protein, with translation MKPLKKILIVGGGTAGWIAASILSKQLEKANGAASSVQIQLVESEEIGTIGVGESTIPPFLEMLNNLEINEQEFIKYTQASFKLGIQFVDWRVKGESYFHPFGTISAGMKEFTFYQLWLKSLQQGETLGLQDFSPCNLMAQHGRFYLPQLADKTAIGEARYALHLDAKLVAQYLRNYAEAKGVQRTEGKIMQVVQRDDGGIASVVLCTGEEISADFFIDCSGFHALLIEKALGASYCDWTQYLPCDRAVAVQTENVGDTTPYTRATARDHGWTWRIPLQKRTGNGYVYSSRYCSDDEAINTLMGAVDGKALIEPRVIPFKTGVRNEIWKKNCLAIGLASGFIEPLESTAIHLVVRGIIHFVRNFPDQDCDAALIRNYNRGMTREYEEIRDFIVLHYCLTEREDTPFWRYCKTMELPQSLQDFIDYFKVHGGLPEMIDALFHPVSWRSVCEGMGLRPQKYSPVIEEMNYADLYGGMHRYAIALETFVKKLPTHDQFIRDNCSAF, from the coding sequence ATGAAACCCTTAAAGAAAATTCTTATCGTTGGCGGCGGCACGGCGGGCTGGATTGCCGCGTCGATTCTCAGTAAGCAACTTGAAAAAGCCAATGGCGCAGCGTCGTCGGTACAAATCCAATTGGTGGAGTCGGAGGAGATAGGTACCATTGGTGTCGGCGAATCTACGATTCCGCCATTTCTGGAGATGCTCAATAATCTGGAAATTAATGAGCAAGAATTTATCAAGTATACGCAAGCCAGTTTTAAATTAGGTATTCAGTTTGTGGATTGGCGGGTAAAAGGCGAATCCTATTTTCATCCCTTCGGCACCATTAGTGCCGGCATGAAGGAATTTACCTTCTACCAGCTGTGGTTAAAGAGTTTGCAGCAGGGAGAAACCCTGGGGCTGCAAGATTTTTCACCCTGCAACCTCATGGCACAACACGGCCGTTTTTATTTGCCGCAGCTGGCCGATAAAACCGCCATCGGTGAAGCACGCTATGCCTTGCATCTGGATGCAAAACTCGTTGCCCAGTATTTGCGTAATTACGCCGAAGCAAAAGGTGTGCAGCGCACCGAAGGAAAAATTATGCAGGTAGTGCAGCGCGATGATGGAGGTATTGCGAGCGTTGTGTTGTGCACTGGTGAAGAAATTAGCGCAGATTTTTTTATTGATTGCTCGGGCTTTCACGCGCTTTTGATTGAAAAAGCACTGGGCGCCAGCTATTGCGATTGGACTCAATACTTACCGTGTGATCGCGCCGTCGCTGTACAAACCGAAAACGTGGGTGATACCACGCCTTACACTCGCGCCACGGCGCGCGATCATGGCTGGACATGGCGTATCCCGTTGCAAAAACGTACCGGTAATGGTTATGTTTATTCCAGTCGCTATTGCAGCGACGATGAAGCGATAAATACCTTGATGGGCGCCGTTGACGGCAAAGCCTTGATAGAACCGCGCGTCATTCCGTTTAAAACCGGTGTACGCAATGAAATCTGGAAAAAGAATTGCCTGGCAATTGGTTTGGCGTCCGGATTTATTGAGCCACTGGAGTCCACCGCAATTCATTTGGTGGTGCGTGGCATCATTCATTTTGTGCGCAACTTTCCCGACCAGGATTGTGATGCCGCATTGATCCGCAATTACAACCGCGGCATGACACGCGAATACGAAGAGATTCGCGATTTTATTGTGTTGCACTATTGCCTCACTGAACGCGAGGACACGCCTTTCTGGCGCTATTGCAAAACCATGGAGTTGCCCCAGTCGCTGCAGGACTTTATCGATTACTTCAAGGTGCATGGCGGCCTGCCGGAAATGATTGATGCGTTATTTCATCCCGTGAGCTGGCGCTCGGTGTGCGAGGGCATGGGGCTGCGTCCGCAAAAATATTCGCCGGTGATTGAGGAAATGAATTATGCGGATTTGTACGGCGGTATGCACCGTTATGCTATAGCCCTGGAAACTTTTGTGAAAAAACTGCCGACACACGACCAGTTTATTCGCGACAATTGCTCAGCCTTTTAA
- a CDS encoding glycoside hydrolase family 97 protein codes for MKKLIMTLITSLASALATAQTPVASISSPAKTLRVDVYLSAQGEPSYQVSYQGKALIADSALGFDLKNQPALAQGFAMVSAKTSKFDETWEQPWGEERLIRNHYNQLRVALREETGSRRKLDVVFRVYDQGVGFRYEFPKQDALTHIEILRELTEFNFTADHNAWWTPGQAGNQYEYLYQQTPISKMGLVHTPVTLKTAEGVYVALHEAALHNYSTMNVTGAADGKISATLVPSSKNQPLAVTLQAPAGTPWRTLQIENSATALITNYLTLNLNEPNKLGDVSWIKPAKYVGIWWELHLEKASWKSGPTHGATTANTKKYIDFAAQNGFAGVLVEGWNKGWDGEWWKPGGGNAFNFYTPTPDYDVKELARYAKEKGVYIIGHHETGAAIENYESQLDDAFKFLSAHGMRAVKTGYVETGEELVNGLYHHGQFYVQHAQRVIDKAAQHRIAVVAHETVKDTGERRTYPNIISREVARGQEYDAWSVDGGNPPNHTAILPFTRLLSGPMDFTPGAFELTLPSRPNNQVNTTLAKQLALYVVIYSPVQMASDLPEHYEAHPDAFQFIKDVAVDWETTKPLAGEIGEYIAVARKARKSDNWFVGALTNEQARSVTVKLDFLDAGKKYLARIYKDGATASFKTNPGSYEIEERVVNLGDEITVKLAPGGGCAISLIVQ; via the coding sequence ATGAAAAAATTAATCATGACTTTGATTACTTCCTTGGCTTCGGCCTTAGCTACCGCTCAGACACCGGTGGCCAGTATCAGCTCACCCGCAAAGACCCTGCGGGTGGATGTTTACCTGAGCGCTCAGGGTGAACCGAGTTACCAGGTAAGCTATCAAGGCAAAGCGCTGATCGCCGATTCGGCTCTGGGATTTGATTTGAAAAATCAGCCAGCCCTCGCGCAAGGTTTTGCGATGGTATCAGCCAAAACCAGCAAGTTTGATGAAACCTGGGAGCAACCCTGGGGGGAGGAGCGTTTAATTCGCAACCACTACAATCAATTGCGTGTAGCTCTGCGCGAGGAAACCGGCAGTAGACGCAAACTGGATGTAGTGTTTCGTGTTTATGATCAGGGCGTGGGATTTCGCTATGAATTTCCCAAACAGGATGCGCTCACACACATTGAAATTCTGCGCGAGCTGACCGAATTTAATTTCACTGCCGATCACAATGCCTGGTGGACGCCGGGGCAGGCGGGGAATCAATACGAATACCTTTATCAGCAGACGCCAATCAGCAAAATGGGTTTAGTGCATACGCCGGTTACATTAAAAACGGCGGAAGGTGTTTATGTCGCCTTGCATGAAGCAGCCCTGCACAATTATTCCACCATGAATGTGACCGGTGCTGCCGACGGGAAAATCAGCGCGACCCTCGTGCCCAGCTCTAAAAACCAACCGCTGGCGGTAACCCTGCAGGCACCCGCAGGAACGCCTTGGCGTACATTGCAAATTGAAAATTCGGCAACGGCGTTAATCACCAATTATTTAACCTTGAATTTGAACGAGCCCAATAAGTTGGGTGATGTTTCCTGGATCAAGCCGGCAAAATATGTTGGCATTTGGTGGGAGTTGCATCTGGAAAAAGCCAGTTGGAAATCTGGCCCTACCCACGGCGCAACCACCGCCAACACCAAAAAATATATCGACTTTGCCGCTCAGAATGGTTTTGCCGGTGTGTTAGTTGAAGGCTGGAACAAAGGTTGGGATGGTGAATGGTGGAAGCCCGGCGGCGGCAACGCTTTTAATTTCTATACCCCCACGCCGGATTACGATGTAAAAGAATTGGCTCGTTATGCCAAAGAGAAAGGCGTGTACATTATTGGTCACCACGAAACCGGTGCGGCGATTGAAAATTATGAAAGCCAGCTGGATGACGCATTTAAGTTTCTTAGTGCGCACGGCATGCGAGCGGTGAAAACCGGCTATGTAGAAACCGGTGAGGAGTTGGTTAATGGTCTGTACCATCACGGCCAATTTTATGTGCAGCACGCACAGCGTGTGATTGATAAAGCGGCACAACACAGAATTGCGGTGGTTGCGCACGAAACCGTGAAGGACACCGGTGAGCGTCGCACCTACCCGAATATTATTTCGCGCGAAGTGGCGCGAGGCCAGGAATACGATGCCTGGTCGGTAGATGGCGGCAACCCGCCTAATCATACGGCAATTCTTCCCTTTACCCGTTTGCTCTCCGGCCCGATGGATTTTACCCCCGGTGCATTCGAGTTGACTTTGCCTTCGCGTCCCAATAATCAAGTGAATACCACGCTGGCCAAACAGCTTGCATTGTATGTGGTGATCTATTCCCCGGTGCAAATGGCCTCGGATTTACCTGAGCACTATGAAGCACATCCCGATGCCTTTCAGTTTATTAAAGATGTAGCGGTGGATTGGGAAACAACCAAGCCGCTCGCGGGTGAAATTGGTGAATACATTGCAGTCGCGCGAAAGGCTCGCAAGAGTGACAACTGGTTTGTAGGTGCACTCACCAATGAGCAGGCGCGCTCTGTGACTGTCAAACTGGATTTTCTTGACGCGGGAAAAAAATACCTTGCGCGTATTTATAAAGATGGTGCAACAGCGAGCTTCAAAACCAATCCGGGTAGCTATGAGATCGAAGAGCGTGTAGTCAACCTGGGTGATGAAATCACAGTGAAGCTGGCGCCCGGCGGTGGCTGCGCTATCAGCTTGATCGTTCAGTAG
- a CDS encoding sugar-binding protein: MSKYCFSGNARIASVCAVMGLFTPLLTVSTSTQAQTAERGAYQMPYTRYEADVAARSSNAQIIQTTNFDIQSTASEASQQKYIALPAQNAYVEWTATTSGSGVTMRYTMPDSATGTGLNGSVDIYINGQLDQTVPITSYWAWQYFINKEPENTPHAFSGTDYIAMRFDETHFKLNRTVNVGDKIRIQKSTNDTVAYGIDFIELEPVAAPIAKPTGYVSIADYGATPNDNISDLAAFNSAVAQAGALGTGVYLPPGKWDFNNKVVLNTSNIGIKGAGMWHTEVYYSNPAKFSGGMIARVNNVEVADIYFNTINNRRFANPGDYMIYKAFMGTWGNNSKFTRVWAEHFEVGAWLGGYDAPYPVEVTNNLVISQARFRNNYADGINFSQGTSNSVVEHSNIRNSGDDGLAMWPSNSPAVPEEINNTFRFNTVEHVFRAGGVAIFGGKDHKVHNLLIRDCFGGSGIRFTTDFPGYTFSQQGLYRIYDIDINNCGTSYDLWHRPRGSVEFYTPNGVSNMQFDNIKITNSQRHGVQLVGNGFNNITFNNVTLNGTGLDASVRDVMMNSYGGVGIWTEANSGSVTFNNVAISNFEDAAIVNQNNNFNLVVTTAPVPLQGISFANNQITMGNGSTRTVDVIFNPPQATNKNLTWTSSDNAVISITGASSGSATLNALKVGSVTITARSQDGNFTATMTASVTPAVSIAAINDTASEAGVVASVRISAPQIASAINVAYTISGSASSGDYSATPALTGVVALSPSKTEQIITIAANDDAIFEGKESLFITLQPGSGYQLSTAVSATVNILDNELPVCTSPAIGFSGSAPVVDTSVDSLWNSVPARNIDNVTLGGRPADYAGKWRAIATADRLFLLVEVNDVTKTNDSGASWWEDDVIEIFIDGNNSKGTSYDGINDFQLGFRWNDAAIQVGGNSVNRTNGIVKSHYATASGHTLEVSIPWATIGVTPAVGDRIGLDVSVDDDDNGGARDSQLTSFATTAMGWSDPSLFGAVYITQCGGNFSSSSSVVPSSSSRSSSSAATSSVAPSSVAPSSVTSSSIAPSSSSRSSSSVALGSSSSSAVGVTSYRIVNRWQNNYLYDAGDYVAYGATANSNAYKWVVEDLGNGFIELRNLATGDYMHIENQTGRIQASARNTAWDSSKWAMETVDSGFVRLRNRWQSSQYIHEENLNGNAQHGAIYPSWWSAQWKLEPAQ, from the coding sequence ATGTCAAAGTATTGTTTTTCCGGCAATGCGCGCATCGCCAGCGTGTGTGCGGTCATGGGGTTATTCACACCGCTGCTCACAGTATCAACCAGTACACAGGCTCAAACCGCTGAACGCGGCGCATACCAAATGCCCTATACCCGCTATGAAGCAGATGTGGCGGCGCGCAGCAGCAATGCGCAAATAATTCAAACGACAAATTTCGATATTCAATCCACCGCGTCTGAAGCATCGCAACAGAAATATATTGCGCTGCCGGCGCAAAATGCCTATGTGGAATGGACGGCGACTACTTCGGGTAGCGGCGTGACTATGAGATACACCATGCCGGATTCAGCGACAGGTACCGGATTGAATGGTAGCGTGGATATTTATATTAACGGCCAACTTGATCAAACTGTGCCTATTACCTCTTACTGGGCATGGCAATATTTTATTAACAAAGAACCGGAAAATACACCCCATGCATTTTCTGGCACGGATTATATTGCCATGCGTTTTGATGAAACGCATTTCAAATTAAATCGCACAGTGAACGTCGGCGATAAAATTCGTATCCAGAAATCCACTAACGATACGGTGGCATACGGAATCGATTTTATCGAGCTGGAACCCGTAGCGGCACCTATTGCGAAACCAACCGGTTATGTGTCAATTGCCGATTATGGCGCAACACCTAACGATAATATTTCGGATCTGGCGGCATTTAATTCCGCTGTTGCACAAGCGGGAGCGTTGGGAACCGGTGTGTATTTGCCGCCGGGAAAGTGGGATTTCAATAATAAAGTAGTACTAAATACCAGCAACATCGGTATTAAAGGTGCCGGTATGTGGCACACCGAAGTTTATTATTCCAATCCCGCAAAATTTAGCGGCGGCATGATTGCGCGCGTGAATAATGTGGAAGTTGCCGATATTTATTTCAACACCATTAATAATCGCCGTTTCGCCAACCCCGGTGATTACATGATCTACAAAGCTTTTATGGGCACCTGGGGCAATAACTCCAAATTCACCCGTGTGTGGGCCGAGCACTTTGAAGTGGGCGCCTGGTTGGGTGGATATGACGCACCTTACCCGGTAGAAGTCACCAATAATTTAGTGATTTCACAAGCGCGTTTCCGCAACAACTATGCGGATGGAATTAACTTCTCGCAGGGTACTTCCAACTCGGTGGTAGAACACAGCAATATTCGCAACAGCGGCGATGATGGTTTGGCGATGTGGCCATCCAATAGCCCGGCCGTACCGGAAGAAATCAACAACACTTTCCGTTTTAATACGGTGGAGCATGTGTTCCGCGCCGGTGGCGTTGCTATTTTTGGTGGCAAGGATCACAAGGTTCACAATTTATTAATTCGCGATTGTTTTGGCGGCAGCGGCATTCGGTTTACGACGGATTTCCCCGGCTATACCTTTAGCCAGCAAGGACTTTATCGTATTTACGATATCGATATTAACAATTGCGGTACCAGTTACGATTTGTGGCACAGACCGCGCGGTTCGGTAGAATTCTATACTCCGAACGGCGTGAGCAATATGCAGTTCGACAATATTAAAATTACCAACTCGCAGCGTCACGGTGTGCAACTGGTTGGCAATGGTTTTAATAACATCACCTTTAATAATGTCACGCTTAATGGCACTGGTCTGGATGCATCAGTGCGCGACGTGATGATGAATTCTTATGGTGGAGTGGGGATTTGGACTGAAGCAAATTCCGGTAGTGTGACATTTAATAATGTTGCCATCAGCAATTTTGAAGATGCGGCAATTGTTAATCAAAATAACAATTTCAATTTGGTAGTGACGACTGCACCTGTACCTTTGCAGGGAATTTCTTTCGCCAATAACCAGATTACTATGGGCAACGGCAGCACCCGCACAGTGGATGTTATTTTTAATCCGCCGCAAGCGACCAATAAAAATCTAACCTGGACATCGTCAGATAATGCAGTGATTTCCATTACTGGCGCCAGTTCGGGGTCGGCGACACTCAATGCGTTGAAAGTCGGTAGCGTTACTATTACTGCGCGTTCGCAGGATGGTAATTTTACGGCGACTATGACGGCCAGTGTAACGCCTGCAGTTAGCATTGCCGCCATTAATGACACCGCCAGTGAAGCCGGCGTGGTTGCCAGTGTGCGCATTAGTGCACCACAAATTGCCAGTGCGATTAATGTGGCTTACACCATTTCCGGCTCTGCCAGTAGCGGAGACTATAGCGCGACTCCCGCGTTAACGGGTGTGGTGGCATTATCGCCGAGCAAAACCGAGCAAATTATTACTATCGCTGCAAATGACGACGCAATATTTGAAGGAAAGGAATCGCTTTTCATTACCTTGCAACCCGGCAGCGGTTATCAATTGAGCACGGCCGTATCGGCCACGGTAAATATTCTGGATAACGAATTGCCAGTCTGCACCTCACCGGCAATTGGCTTTAGCGGTAGTGCGCCGGTGGTGGACACCAGTGTTGACTCACTCTGGAATTCGGTGCCTGCACGTAACATCGATAATGTAACCCTGGGTGGTCGCCCTGCAGATTACGCTGGCAAATGGCGTGCAATCGCCACGGCGGATCGTTTGTTTTTGTTAGTAGAAGTAAATGATGTAACCAAAACCAACGATTCGGGTGCAAGCTGGTGGGAAGATGATGTGATTGAAATTTTTATCGATGGCAATAACAGCAAAGGCACCAGCTACGATGGCATCAACGATTTCCAATTGGGTTTCCGTTGGAATGATGCGGCGATTCAAGTGGGTGGCAATTCTGTGAATCGCACCAATGGAATTGTGAAATCCCATTACGCAACCGCGAGTGGCCATACATTGGAAGTTTCTATTCCCTGGGCCACTATTGGTGTAACGCCGGCGGTGGGTGATCGCATTGGTTTGGATGTTTCAGTCGATGATGATGACAACGGCGGTGCGCGCGATTCACAACTGACTTCATTTGCAACTACCGCGATGGGTTGGAGTGATCCGTCACTGTTTGGCGCTGTGTATATCACCCAGTGCGGTGGTAATTTTAGTAGCTCTTCGTCAGTTGTGCCTTCCAGCAGCTCGCGTTCATCGTCATCGGCAGCAACCTCATCCGTTGCTCCATCATCTGTCGCGCCTTCGTCCGTTACTTCATCGTCAATTGCGCCCTCATCCAGCTCGCGCAGTTCATCGAGTGTTGCACTGGGTTCCAGTAGTAGTTCTGCTGTTGGTGTTACCAGCTATCGCATTGTGAATCGCTGGCAAAATAATTATCTCTATGATGCCGGTGATTATGTGGCCTATGGCGCGACGGCTAACAGCAATGCTTACAAGTGGGTAGTGGAGGATCTGGGCAATGGCTTTATTGAATTGCGCAATTTAGCCACAGGGGATTATATGCACATCGAAAACCAGACCGGGCGCATTCAAGCCAGTGCGCGCAATACTGCTTGGGATAGCTCCAAGTGGGCAATGGAAACGGTGGATTCAGGTTTTGTGCGCTTGCGTAACCGCTGGCAGTCCAGCCAGTATATCCACGAGGAAAATTTGAACGGCAATGCCCAGCATGGGGCTATCTATCCGAGTTGGTGGAGTGCCCAGTGGAAACTGGAGCCGGCACAGTAA
- a CDS encoding LacI family DNA-binding transcriptional regulator, producing the protein MIGIKEIAKEAKVSPATVSRVLRNPELVTEAKRNRVLEVVKRTGYTPNSLGVSLRMSKTYNLVAIIPDAISVFNYPVIRAIEGIALENGYSLLLGDTQEKETRERSFANMVRSRQADGILLFCPRLPFDLDPERTVAEQLPPLVNACELADIEGIPSVNIDNAAAAEEGVDYLISLGHKRIGVIAGNMITPSSLQRFAGYRRALAKAGIEFDEQLLQIGNYALKDAAEATRKLASLTNRPTAIFAFSDEMAMSCMSTLHKMGFKIPQDFSVLGFDNIRYAEYCSPSLTTIAQPMTEIGVACMELLLPQLNGEPMQPIKRILPHQLIVRESTGLAPQLI; encoded by the coding sequence ATGATAGGAATAAAGGAAATCGCCAAAGAGGCGAAAGTCTCTCCCGCCACAGTGTCGCGTGTACTGCGCAACCCCGAATTGGTTACCGAAGCAAAACGCAATCGAGTTCTCGAAGTCGTCAAGCGCACCGGCTATACCCCCAATAGCTTGGGCGTAAGCTTGCGGATGTCCAAAACCTATAATCTGGTTGCGATAATTCCAGACGCAATTAGCGTATTTAATTATCCAGTGATTCGCGCCATTGAAGGGATTGCGTTGGAAAATGGTTATTCATTGTTGTTAGGCGATACCCAGGAAAAAGAAACCCGCGAGCGATCTTTCGCCAACATGGTTCGCTCGCGCCAAGCCGACGGCATTTTGTTATTTTGTCCGCGCTTACCCTTTGATCTTGACCCTGAGCGAACAGTGGCGGAGCAGCTGCCACCGCTGGTGAATGCCTGCGAATTGGCGGATATAGAGGGTATTCCCAGTGTGAACATTGATAACGCCGCGGCCGCCGAAGAGGGCGTAGATTATTTAATTAGTCTGGGCCATAAACGCATCGGCGTTATTGCCGGCAATATGATTACGCCCAGCAGCTTGCAACGCTTTGCAGGTTACCGGCGCGCGCTCGCCAAGGCGGGTATCGAGTTTGATGAACAGCTTCTGCAAATTGGCAACTACGCGTTAAAGGACGCGGCAGAAGCCACGCGCAAATTAGCTAGCCTTACCAATCGCCCCACAGCGATTTTTGCCTTTAGCGATGAAATGGCCATGAGCTGTATGTCCACCCTGCATAAAATGGGTTTTAAAATTCCGCAGGATTTTTCTGTGCTGGGTTTCGATAATATTCGCTATGCAGAATATTGCAGCCCGTCGTTAACAACCATCGCCCAGCCGATGACGGAAATTGGTGTGGCCTGCATGGAGTTATTATTGCCGCAATTAAATGGCGAGCCTATGCAGCCGATTAAAAGAATTTTACCGCATCAATTAATAGTGCGCGAAAGCACCGGGCTAGCGCCGCAGCTTATTTAG
- a CDS encoding glutathione S-transferase family protein, with protein MYKLFYYPRNASWAPHMLLAEMRLDYELVLVDRKTEAQKNPEYLKLNPTGRIPTLVVDGEAIFESAAICLWLCERHPDKNLMPAERTLARAKFYQWLFYLNATLQPELMMYFYPQKHSADPLTHAAIKQTQQARVGDILSLIDGELTDKEFLLGNQISACDFLLFMLLHWASGFDKPPLAYTNLSRFMRSFSQRETVKKVCEIEGTLLGIYEIE; from the coding sequence ATGTACAAACTCTTCTACTACCCCCGCAATGCCAGTTGGGCGCCGCATATGTTGTTGGCGGAGATGCGATTGGATTATGAATTGGTGTTGGTGGATCGCAAAACCGAGGCGCAGAAAAATCCCGAGTATTTGAAGCTGAATCCTACCGGCAGAATTCCTACGTTGGTTGTAGATGGTGAAGCGATTTTCGAGAGCGCGGCGATTTGTTTATGGCTGTGTGAACGCCACCCGGATAAAAATTTAATGCCAGCGGAACGAACGCTCGCGCGGGCGAAATTTTATCAATGGTTGTTTTATTTGAATGCGACTTTGCAGCCTGAGCTGATGATGTATTTCTACCCGCAAAAGCACAGCGCTGATCCGCTCACTCACGCGGCAATCAAACAAACGCAACAAGCGCGCGTTGGCGATATCTTGAGTCTTATCGACGGCGAACTCACCGACAAGGAGTTCTTGCTCGGTAATCAAATTAGCGCCTGCGATTTTTTACTTTTCATGTTACTGCACTGGGCCAGTGGATTTGATAAGCCGCCACTCGCCTATACCAACCTAAGCCGTTTTATGCGCAGTTTTTCGCAGCGAGAGACTGTTAAAAAGGTGTGTGAAATTGAAGGCACCCTTCTGGGAATCTATGAAATAGAGTGA
- a CDS encoding AAA family ATPase produces MRITKVSIPESPEVGLKSISMSKLDKLVLIAGKNGAGKSRILEKIKLTISKIPTTDEITQLTHNKGIYQESREQLTAQEIQLTRRGEKLSERQQSNLEDSELQLRTILARLKWSQLETSKTSKSYKYIDFVPKNLNLKDCNALNKRELINHANSMDEAGIENAAGSAFAKIQHIQDQWFNATHQHSTLAKAETEEIIKKYHNLQSYIDLFLKTTLERDINGDATLFNLPLGKTQLSDGQKVILQLCIALYSQKEKLNELIIFMDEPENHLHPQALLEVIDNLLSVLTDGQLWIATHSINLLAHHDPQFIWYVEDGEIKYSGNLPERVLEGLLGNEEEILKLSNFLSLPAQMATERFSFESLFAPLTLTTGPNDPQTNQIIQKIQLLRNDGKKLGVLDFGAGKCRLLSTIRELTIETTTSIPDWLEYFAFDMPSDDESQCKALINSIYSDARFRYFNSEKDLLESIPQKSLDIIVLCNVFHEIDPKDWLTLFSKNNIIRSCLRDDGTLLIVEDQLIPVGEKAYPNGFLVLDKIQFKKLFKLTNDYPMQDARNDGRLRAHSIPANAVGNVDSASRIEAITDLAETAKREVRRIRGEAASYKNGKLHGFWVQQLANAQLALSELSN; encoded by the coding sequence ATGAGAATTACAAAAGTTTCAATCCCAGAGTCACCAGAGGTTGGGTTAAAGTCAATTTCTATGTCAAAGCTTGATAAGCTAGTATTGATAGCCGGTAAAAATGGAGCTGGAAAATCCCGAATATTAGAAAAAATAAAACTCACGATTAGTAAAATACCGACAACAGATGAAATCACTCAGCTCACTCATAACAAAGGAATCTATCAGGAAAGTAGAGAACAATTAACGGCTCAAGAAATTCAGCTAACACGTAGAGGAGAGAAACTATCCGAAAGACAACAGTCCAATCTAGAGGATAGTGAGCTACAACTTAGAACTATATTAGCGAGACTTAAGTGGTCGCAACTAGAAACTTCAAAAACCAGTAAGTCTTATAAATATATTGACTTCGTACCAAAAAACCTAAATTTAAAAGACTGCAATGCCCTAAATAAAAGGGAGCTTATCAACCATGCAAACTCCATGGATGAAGCTGGTATAGAAAATGCTGCCGGATCAGCTTTCGCCAAAATCCAACACATTCAGGATCAATGGTTTAATGCCACCCATCAGCACTCAACGCTTGCAAAAGCCGAGACAGAAGAGATTATTAAAAAATATCACAACCTTCAAAGCTATATAGACTTGTTTCTCAAGACAACTCTTGAACGTGATATTAATGGTGATGCCACGCTATTCAATCTTCCTCTTGGAAAAACACAGCTCTCTGACGGCCAAAAAGTTATTTTACAACTATGTATCGCATTATATTCGCAGAAAGAGAAGTTGAACGAACTTATCATTTTCATGGACGAACCTGAAAACCATTTACACCCCCAAGCGCTACTCGAAGTAATCGACAATTTACTTTCTGTATTAACAGACGGACAGCTATGGATTGCAACTCACTCTATTAATCTTTTAGCACACCATGACCCACAATTTATTTGGTATGTAGAAGACGGCGAAATAAAATACAGCGGGAACCTTCCTGAACGAGTTTTAGAGGGGTTACTTGGAAATGAAGAAGAAATACTTAAGCTATCTAATTTTCTATCTTTACCAGCTCAAATGGCAACAGAACGTTTTTCATTTGAAAGCTTGTTCGCACCTTTAACACTTACCACAGGACCCAACGACCCTCAAACAAACCAGATAATTCAAAAAATTCAGTTATTAAGAAACGATGGAAAGAAATTGGGGGTTTTAGATTTTGGGGCAGGAAAATGCAGACTACTATCTACTATACGGGAACTAACGATCGAAACAACCACCTCAATTCCAGACTGGCTTGAATACTTTGCATTTGATATGCCGTCCGATGATGAAAGCCAGTGTAAAGCACTAATTAATTCCATATATTCAGACGCAAGATTTCGATATTTCAATTCCGAAAAAGATTTACTGGAATCTATACCTCAAAAGTCCCTAGACATTATTGTTTTGTGCAATGTATTTCATGAAATAGATCCAAAGGATTGGCTTACCCTATTCAGCAAAAATAATATTATTAGGTCCTGCCTTAGAGATGATGGAACCCTGTTAATAGTTGAAGATCAACTCATACCTGTAGGGGAAAAAGCATATCCCAATGGATTTCTAGTACTAGACAAAATTCAGTTCAAAAAGTTATTTAAGCTAACGAACGATTATCCGATGCAGGATGCTCGGAATGATGGTCGATTGAGAGCTCACTCTATACCAGCGAATGCAGTAGGGAATGTAGATAGCGCCTCAAGAATAGAGGCTATAACAGACTTAGCTGAAACAGCAAAACGGGAAGTTCGTAGAATCAGGGGCGAAGCTGCTTCATATAAAAATGGAAAGCTTCATGGATTTTGGGTGCAGCAGCTTGCCAACGCGCAGCTAGCGTTAAGCGAGTTATCAAACTAG